The DNA segment CCTGGATTCCATAGCCAGATTGCTTATGCTGGTTTGGTGAAAATCAGCTCGCATGCGGTAGCGCGGATGTTGGGGGCCTGGCAGGAGGGGCCCGGGCCGGCGCATCAACGCCTCTCCGACAGACTGCGCCTGCTGATCCTGGATGGCCGTCTCCCCCTTGGTGCGGCCCTGCCGAGCGAGCGTGACCTGGCTGTCGCGCTCGGCACCAGCAGAACCACCGTCGGTACCGCATTCCGCACGCTGGTCGAGCAGGGATACCTCGCCACACAGGCGCGTACCAGGGCGACGGTACGGCTACCTGATGACACCACGCCCGAGCACACGGTCGGCACGGACACAGAGACCATCGACCTGTCCTTTGCCGCGCCGGCTGCGCCGGTCGAAACCCTCCACGCTGCGTTCGCGACGGCTCTTGAACAGCTGCCACGACATTTCGAGCGGCACGGTTACGACCGATACGGCACCGCGGAGCTGCGCGAAGCAGTCGCCCACTGGTATCAACGGCGAGGACTGCCCACCCGGCCCGATCACATCCTGATCACCAACGGCGCACAGCACGCGCTCGCTCTTCTGACGCGCGTACTCCTGTCGCCACGCGACAAAGTCCTCATCGACCACCCGACCTATCCACACGCGATCACGACATTCACTCAAGCGCGCGCCCGACTGCTGCCCGTCGCCGTGACATCTTCCGGCTGGGACACCGAACAACTCCAAGCAGCAGGGCAAGCCGCGAACCTGGCCTACCTGATACCTGACTTTCACAACCCGACCGGGATGTGCATGCCCACCAGCGTGCGCCAACAGCTCAGGCTCGCGTGTCCCACGGTCGTCGACGAGACCATGGCCGATCTGGCTCTGGACGTTCCACGCCCCGAACCCCTCGCGCTTCACATGCCGGCAGCCATCAGCATCGGCTCTGTGTCCAAGAGCGTCTGGGGCGGCCTACGCATAGGCTGGATACGCGCGCTGCCCTCTCTCCTGGAACGCGTCGAACAAGCCCGTCCCACCACAGACCTCGGCACCCCCGTCGTCGAACAGCTGGCCACAGCCGTCCTCCTGAACGAGCAACAAACCCAGCGGCCGGACACGCTCCAGCAACTCAGGTCGCAACGTGACGCCCTGCGGCAAGCACTCACCGAGCACCTGCCGGACGTCCATGCCCTGCAACCAGTCGGCGGTGTGACGCTATGGGCAACATTCTCCGGGCCCATCAGCTCACGGCTGGCAGCCATGGCGCCCGACCACGGAGTGACCATCGCGGCCGGACCACGATTCGGGATCGGGGGTGCGTTCGAACGCAACATCCGACTGCCGTACACGCTCCCGTCGAGTCAACTGATCCAGGCAATCCGCAGACTCGCGCAGGCAGAACAGGCACTCGCACAAGGCGCTACCGGGACTCACACCCCCGCGCCCATCGCATGAGCGACAGCAACGTCATGACCCGCAACAACCAACCAGCACCGCGGTGCACGTCGAGCCGACGCCATGAGTTCGGGTTCGAGCCGACGGTCCGGGCCACCCGCAGGGCCGTTCACCGGCGCTTGACCTCAACCAAACTCGAGCTTCTAGGTTCCTTCCGGAGCCGCAAGAACTGACCAGTCCGGCCCTGCCCAAGGAGGTTCGCCGTGCCCGAGCGTGCTGCCCATGCCGAGATCCCCGACCGCTACCGCTACGCCGTGATCCCGCACATCATGGTCGACGACGCCGCCGCGGCGATCGACTTCTACCAGCGGGCGTTCGACGCCCGTGAGAACTTCAGGCTCGGCGCCCCGGGCGGCGGGATTCTCCACGCCGAGATCACCATCGGGAAGTCGGCCCTGATGCTGGGCGACGCCGGCTTGGACGAGGCGGAGAACGCCTCCTTCGCCGCGCCGACCGCGCTCGGCGGAGGCACGTCCGTCACGCTGCACGTCTTCGTACCGGACGTCGACGGCGTGGCCGAGCGCGCGGAAGCCGCCGGCGCCGAGATCCTGCAGCCGCCGAAGGACATGTTCCACGGCGACCGCACCGTCATCCTCAAGGACCCCTCGGGTCACATCTGGGTCTTTCTGACCCACGTGGAAGACGTCTCGCAGGAGGAGATCCGGCGCCGCCTGTCCGCTGCCGGGTGACCGGCGGCCGTACGCGGCTGCCGGCCCGCGTACTGGCCGCCGCACGCGATTGTCGGTCCGCGTACCGGGCGCCGTTGCGACAGGACCCCGCCGACCGAACCGCCCGTACGCGGCAGCTCCGACGAACCAAGGACGGCAGACCGCGACCCCCGTCTCCTCACACCCCCGCCGACCGGTCCTCCAGCCCCTCGGGTGCGGCCTGGCCGGGCGGCGTCACCAGGACCATCTGGGACACCCGGTTCCTGTCCCTGCTGTGCACCGTGACCCGGTAGAGGCCCGGTTCGTCGACGCGGGCCGTCGCCGTGAGGCGGCGGTTGTGCAGCGAGAGCCGTGCGGGCGGCAGCGCCGTACCGTCGACGGCGTCGATGCGGCAGGTCACGCCGGACGGTGACGCCAGGCCGCTGATCGTCATGGTCCACGGCGTGCCGGCCTCGGCGAGGTCGGGCGTGCTCAGCCCGCAGCCCGCGCCGCCCATCGGAGGACCGAAGTGCCTGTCGCGGCGCACCAGTTCCTCGACGGCGCGCAGGGCGAACCGGTCGGCGGCGACGGCGCCGTGCTGCAGGGGGAGGGGAGTGGTGACCGAGTCGAGGGAGGCGGACTCCGTGGACACCGTGCCGTCGCCCTCGCAGTCGAAGGTGGCGAGCTGCCCGTCACCGCGACGGATGAAGGAGCCGTCGCTGTGGCGACGTGCCGTGTGGCAGTGGGCGTGGACGGTCCCGTTGTCGATCGACAGGCTCTGCGTCGTCTCCTGACTGGTCCCGATGAAGGCGTGGTGGCCGGGCAGAGCGATGGCGATCCGTTTGGCGGCGTCGTCCGCGGCGAGGCGGGCGAGATCCGGGTCTCCTCCGATACCGGCGACGTCACCGGGCGTGAGACGACGGGCCTCACCCCTGTCGAGCAGACAGGCGTACTGCGGAAGCAGGTCGTGCAGGCCGGGCATCGTCGCGCACAGATCCCGCAGCTTGCCGTGGGGGAGCGGTACGGGAGCCCCGCGGCCGCTGTTGAGGATGGAGGCGGCCGCGACCGCCCCGTAGAAGGGGGTGCCCAGGGTGAGGACGGCCCGGGTGTCGGCGGCCAGATCCGAGTCGTGCAGAGGATCGAGAGCGGCCTGGGTCACCAGCCCTCCCATCGAATGGGAGACGAACACCAGGCGCGCCGGAGCCGCGTCCCGACGGAGCCGGCGGGCGGCGTCATGGGCGGGATGACCGCGCCAGCTCATGAGATGTGCGCGAGCGGCCGCGGCGAGGCGCCGGCCGTTGACCGCGACCGGGAGACGCCAGTCGTAGGGGAACTCCAGTACGGAGGCGGGGTCGGGCACGCACCGGCGCATCGTGGCGGCCAGCTCGGTGTAGGGCTCGAAACCCCTCAGGTACGGCGTCCAGGCGGAGTGACGCAGGAGCTGGGTCGGGACGATGCGCCCGACGCGTCCCTCGAGTTCGTCGTCCGTCATGCGCAGTGCCGCCAGACCGTCACGGCTCGTCCAGGCCGAGACCAGCCAGCGCGTGCCGGACAGGCCCCAGACGAGCCGGCCGGTGGCCGTGTCGAGAAGCTCGCTGCCCATGATGCCGGGCACGACGACGACGGCGTCCTGCGTGACGTTCCCGCTCGCGGGTGACGCGTCGTCGGGATTGGCCGATCGGCCGGTCGCGTAGTTCATGAGCGTGAACAATAGGGAGCATGTATCCAGAGGAAGGGGATAATCCGGAAGATCGCCATCAGGCTGGTACGCATGCGGTAATAGACGGTCCGCCGGCGGATGCGGGCGTCCTGGCGGTGATCGCCGTGGACGACCCGGACACCCGTGGTTTCGCCGACGCCATCCGCCTGCAATTGCAGGTGGTACGGCAGTGGTGGGCGCCACCCTCCCCCGGAGGGTTCAGCGAGTGCCGCGTCGAGCCGCACGCCCGGCACGACGTCGAACGCTTCCTCCACGAGCAGCGGTTGCGGGAGACCCCCCAGCACGTGCCGCTCGTCCTCTTCATCTCCTCGCACGGCGTGCTGGGCCTGTCCCAGCGCCACTTCCTCCGGCTGCCCGCCACCGAGTTCGGCCGACTGCTCGCCACCGGCATGCCGACCAACGAAGCGGTCGTCGCCGCACTGGACTCCCATGCCCGTGACGTGCTGGTCATCCTCAACGCCTGCCACGCCGAGGGTATCGGCGCGGAACTGGAGCTGTGGAGACGTGACTTGGCGCTCGACAGAAGCCGTAGCCTCAACGTCATCGCCACCACCGACACCGACTCCCAGGTCCGGGCACTGGAGTTCGCCACCATTCTGGGCAGGGCCTATGAACGGCTGCGTGACGTCAACGAGATCACCCGTCCTCACCTCACGATCGACGAGTTCATCGAGGCGCTGGAGGACGCGACCGCGGATACCAACGCCGAACTGGGCCTCACCGACCCCGAGGAGATGCTGCCAGGTCCCCAGCCGGTACTGAAGTCGAGACCCGGCAGGCAGCCGCTGCCGACCCTGCCCAACCCCGGCTACAGAGCGCAGCGTTCACTCCTGCCACCCGAACGCGCGGAACTCGCCGTACCCTTGGCCGAGTTGGACGCATGGCTCGCGCCGGAAAGCCACCGAGACCCCCTCTGGTACCTGAACGGACGTTCCTCACTGACCCGGTCGATGACCGAGTTCCTGCACCGACGGGCCGGCGCCCTCATCGTCACGGGGGCAGCCGCGACCGGCAAATCCGCCCTCCTCGCCCGCACCGTCACCCTGAGCGAGCCCGCGACGCGCGACGACGCCACCTACCGACGGGCGATCGACTCCGCCGACGACGGCTGTGTGCCACCCGCCCAGGCCGTCGACGTCGCCGTGACGGCACGCAACCGCGGCTGCGTGAGCCTGCTCGAAGCCATCGCCACCCGCCTGCCCGGACCGCCTCCGCCTCCTCCCGCGACCGGCAGCGACCCCATGCGCCACTGGCAGGACACCCTCGCGGCGGCGCTGCGCGTTCCCGACGAGCGGCCGCTGACCGTGGTGATCGACGCCTTCGACGAGGCCACCGACCCCGCCGCCTGCCTCCGCGACGTCCTGCAGCCTCTCGTCACCGCCTCGCGCGGCCGCCACCGCAAGGACCCGCCGGACATCACCATCCCCGCACAGACCACGTCCTCCCACTCCCCGACCGCGGCGGGTCGCCCGTTACGCCTCGTCCTCGCGGTACGCAGCAACACACCCCACCCCACGGAGGCGGACGGCAACACACCGGATTCCGGCCTCCTCGGGCAACTGCGGACCGCCCTGCCGGCCGCGACGCTCCTGCGCACCGACACCGCCGCCGTGACACAGGAGATCCCGGAATACGTCTTCGCCCTGCTCGGAACCGCCTCATGGGCCCGCACACAACACGAACGGCGCGCCGAGGCCTCCAAGGAGATCGCCTCACTGGTGGGCCGTTCCTTCCTCGACGCGCGGCTCGCCGCACAGCAGCTCATCGAAGAGGGCCCCCGGCAACTGCGCGATCCCTTCTGGCGGACACGCGCACGCGCCGGCACCCTCGGCCTGTTCCAGGAAGACCTGAAGCAGATCGGCGAACTCGACCCGCACGGGGACGCCGTACTCGCCCTGCTGCGCGCCACGGCCTTCTCCCTGGGCCGGGGCCTGCCCTGGGCGGCGATCTGGCCCGCCACCGCCCAGGCCCTCACCGGTCGTCCGATCCCCGATGTCGATTCACATATTCAGCGACTTCTGAACGGCCGCCTCGCCGGGTATCTCACCCACGACATCGAGGACGACCGCAGGGTGTACCGGCCGGCTCACCACCAGCTCGCCTGGCTGCTGCGCCACTGGCCGACCGAGGGGGAAACGGCTTTGAGCCAGCCGGAACAGGACGCCTCACCCGATCCCGCCATCCAGTTACCCGATCCCGCCATCCAGCGCGCGCACGAAGCCATCACCGACGCCCTGGCCCCGCTGGCCGGCCGCGACGCCGGCAAACAGCCACACCCCTATCTCGCCAGGTACCTGGCCCGGCACGCGGCGCTCGCAGGCGTCCTCGACGACGAGCACCTTCCGCCCAGCCTGCTGCCCTGGGTCGCCGGCGACGCCGTACGAGGACTGCTGCGCCTTCCGCACCGCGGCCGCGGCAACCGCTGGTGGCTGCACGCGTGGGCCGCCATCGAGCCCTACATCCAGCACGCCGACCTCCCCTCGCGCTGCTCCAGCCTCCATCTCGCCCACACCGCCATGCGCTTCCCGGGCCTGCCCGCGGCGGCCATGCCGGCCGGCACCACCGCCCTGCACGGCTCACAACTACGGGTGCTCTGGTCGCGGTGGACGCCTCCCTCCAACGTCCTGGCCACCGTCAAAGGGCGCTTCCTCGCCATGACGGCACTGAGCGACGGCACACGCCAACTGATCGCGCTGGGCAGCGAAACGGGCGTCGTCGACCTGCTCGACGCCACCACCGGCGCCGTACTCGGTGATCGCATCCGCGCCCACGACGGCGCGGTGCGCTGCCTCGCCCTGATCCCCGACGGCGTCCGCACCGTCCTCGTCTCCGGCAGCACCGACGGAACCGTCCGCATCTGGGACGCCGCCGGACGCCTGCTCATCGACCAACTCGTCAACCGCCCCAACTGGACCGCCGCGCTGACCGGTTACCGAGCGGCGTCCGGCGAGATCACCGTCATCGCCATCGACGGCCAGGGCGAGGTCATGGGCTGGAACGACCGCGACGGCGCGTACGAGCTGACCAGCCTGCGCCCCCACCCCGCCGAACCCTCGGCCTTCGCCACCCTCGTCACCCGTACGCGCGACGGCCGCGACGTCCTCGTCTGCGCCGGCCACACCCTCACCGTCCGCACCACCACGACCGGCGAACTCCTCGCCGAACACGCCCTGAGCGCCGCCGTGAGAACCCTGACCGGCACCTCCGTCCCGGGCCAGATCGTCGCGGGTCACCACGACGGCACCCTCACCTTCTGGACCCTGCCCGACACCGCCGGCGACCACATCCCCGCAGGCGACCACGCGATCACGGCACTGGCCAGTCTGAGCTGCGACGGCGTACACCTCGTCGCCGTCGGCCGCGGCAACAGCATTGACCTGTGGAACCTCACCACGCGGACCAGGGCCGGATCCCTGACCGGCCACGCCGACACCGTCACCGCCCTGCACCCCGCCACCGGCACCCACGACACCGTGCTCATCTCCTGCTCCCACGACAACACCGTCCGTACCTGGACCGCGGACGCCGTGCGCAACGCGCTCAAGGGAGCAGTCCCGGCCCCCGCCGCGCTCGCGGCCGCCTCCACCAGCACCGACGCGTCGAGCCTGCGTCTGGCCGTCAGCTACCCCGCCGTCATCCAGGTCTGGAACTCGCGCACCGGCACGAGTGAGGCCAGCATGACGCTGCCCTCGGGACGGGCCGTCACAGCCCTCGCCTGGCACGAGCACAACGGCGTACAGCAACTTCTCTGGGCGTCCGACGACTTCACCATCCGCACCTGGCAGCCCCTGGCCCCCGACACGGGTCTGCGCGTCCTCCCCGTCCTCGGCGGCCACCAGCAGAGGATCCACAGCCTCGCCCTGTGCACCGACGGAACACGCCGGCTCCTGGTCAGCGGCGGCGACGACTACACCGTCCGCCTCTGGGATCTGTCCGCCGGTCATCTGCTGAAGACCTGGCCCCACGAATACAGCGTCCGCGCCGTCACCGCGTGCACCGACCGCTCCGGCCACGTCTGGATCGCCTCCGGCAGCGCCGACGGCACCGTCCGCCTCTGGTCCCCCGACCACGACCTGCCCCGCCGCCGGCTCCGCTGCGACCAAGGCGTCATCAACGCGCTGGCCATCGACCCCCGCAACGCCGACGGCCCGCACCTGGTCACCGCCGGCGACGACACCCTGCGCGTATGGAACCTGACCCACCCGGCCGGCGACAGCACCCACCTGCGCGGCCATACCGACATCATCGAAGCCGTCACCGCCTGGACCAGTCCGCGCCCCCGGCCCCGCGCCTACCTCGCCAGCGCGTCCCGGGACGGTACCGTCCGCGTCTGGGACGCGACGACCAGCCGATGCGTCCTCCAACTCGCCGTGGGAAACCGCGTCCACACCCTCACCGCGCATCCCGGCACGGAACCCGCTGTCACCACGCTCACGCTCACCGGGGACGCCGGGGTGGCCGTCGTGGAGGTCCACCTCGAAGGGTGGTGAGCACACGAACGCGCGCCCCCCTGGATGCCCACACGCGCCCCACGCCCTGCGCCAAATCACGCCACATCGAACCGATCCATCCCCAAGAATGATCGTTCGGCATCGGCTCACCAGGGAAGAGCCCGCCGCGGCAGGCGCGCACCATCCCGAGGCCGACGCACCCACCAGTAGACCGACACAGCCCGGGCATGCCCCACGCCACGGTACGCGGCCCGGCCACACGGCGGGCGCGAACCACGCGCCCGTCCCTAAGGAGCGGCGCATGTCCCAGGAGACGTACCCGGAGGTACGCCTTGTCCCGGCCCCCGAACGCGGAGTCTGGCACCTGGGCAAAGCGAAGGATCCTCTCAGGTACAACCAGATCGCGGCCGACGACGCCGACCGCTCCAGCGGCAACCGGTGGAGCCTGGTGAGCGACGGAACCCTCTACTGCGCCTCCGAGTTCGAGGGCTGCTTCGCCGAAGCGCTCGCCCCCTTCCGGGTCGCACACGAACTCCGCGACGTCATCAAGGACGACTGGCTCAAGCCCTCCTACATGCCACCAGGACACCTGCCCCGCGACTGGCGCACCCGCCACACCCTGGTGCGGCTCATGCCCGACAAGGACGCCCGCTTCCTCGACGTCGACGACGAGGACACCCTCTGCGGCATCCAGCGCGCACTCGAACCCACGCTCGCCGAACTCGACATCGAAAAGCTCACCCACGAACACATCCAGGGCTCCGACCGTCGTATCACCCGCACCATCGCCGCCTGGGCGGTCGCCCAGCAGAACCGCGAGCAGCGCCCCCTCATCAGCGGCATCGTCTACCGCTCGCGCTTCGCGGCACGCGAATGCTGGGCCGTCTTCCAGTCCACCGAACTGGCGGAAGTCGAGTCCCAGCCCATCTGGCCCGAGACGGAGGGCCTTCGGACTGTAGCCGAGGAGTATGGACTCACCATCCGCTGACCTCCCCTCTCTTCCCCCGCTGAACCCCCTCGGGTCAGCACCTGAATACGCATAGCCCAAACGAACGAACCGCACTACCGCAACAGAGCCCCAACCACCCCGCCCAAACGGAAAACCCGCATGTCACGGTCCGAAGTACTGCACCGTGGACGGTGGTTAAGGCCGACGAGCGCAACGGCGCATTGAGGCGAATCGCTGGAGAAGCGGGTGGGATATGGCTACCGTGACGGTACGCGAAACAGGAAGGGACCACTATGGACCCCACCCTCAGCGGCTCACCGCCCGCATGCTCAGGCCCCCGGCACACAGCCCCTCACGGCCACCCACCGGCCGCGCGCCCGCCGCATCCCCAGGCGGCACACCCTCTCTGAGCCACCAGCGCCGCCCGCCGCACGCGCCCCCCAGCCGGCCAAGGGACGCAGCCGGCACAACCCCGGCACGCACCCGGCACAGCACCACTCGGCGCCCCCCACCACCACCACGAAGACGACCGATC comes from the Streptomyces sp. NBC_00820 genome and includes:
- a CDS encoding VOC family protein codes for the protein MPERAAHAEIPDRYRYAVIPHIMVDDAAAAIDFYQRAFDARENFRLGAPGGGILHAEITIGKSALMLGDAGLDEAENASFAAPTALGGGTSVTLHVFVPDVDGVAERAEAAGAEILQPPKDMFHGDRTVILKDPSGHIWVFLTHVEDVSQEEIRRRLSAAG
- a CDS encoding RES domain-containing protein — encoded protein: MSQETYPEVRLVPAPERGVWHLGKAKDPLRYNQIAADDADRSSGNRWSLVSDGTLYCASEFEGCFAEALAPFRVAHELRDVIKDDWLKPSYMPPGHLPRDWRTRHTLVRLMPDKDARFLDVDDEDTLCGIQRALEPTLAELDIEKLTHEHIQGSDRRITRTIAAWAVAQQNREQRPLISGIVYRSRFAARECWAVFQSTELAEVESQPIWPETEGLRTVAEEYGLTIR
- a CDS encoding WD40 repeat domain-containing protein, which produces MDDPDTRGFADAIRLQLQVVRQWWAPPSPGGFSECRVEPHARHDVERFLHEQRLRETPQHVPLVLFISSHGVLGLSQRHFLRLPATEFGRLLATGMPTNEAVVAALDSHARDVLVILNACHAEGIGAELELWRRDLALDRSRSLNVIATTDTDSQVRALEFATILGRAYERLRDVNEITRPHLTIDEFIEALEDATADTNAELGLTDPEEMLPGPQPVLKSRPGRQPLPTLPNPGYRAQRSLLPPERAELAVPLAELDAWLAPESHRDPLWYLNGRSSLTRSMTEFLHRRAGALIVTGAAATGKSALLARTVTLSEPATRDDATYRRAIDSADDGCVPPAQAVDVAVTARNRGCVSLLEAIATRLPGPPPPPPATGSDPMRHWQDTLAAALRVPDERPLTVVIDAFDEATDPAACLRDVLQPLVTASRGRHRKDPPDITIPAQTTSSHSPTAAGRPLRLVLAVRSNTPHPTEADGNTPDSGLLGQLRTALPAATLLRTDTAAVTQEIPEYVFALLGTASWARTQHERRAEASKEIASLVGRSFLDARLAAQQLIEEGPRQLRDPFWRTRARAGTLGLFQEDLKQIGELDPHGDAVLALLRATAFSLGRGLPWAAIWPATAQALTGRPIPDVDSHIQRLLNGRLAGYLTHDIEDDRRVYRPAHHQLAWLLRHWPTEGETALSQPEQDASPDPAIQLPDPAIQRAHEAITDALAPLAGRDAGKQPHPYLARYLARHAALAGVLDDEHLPPSLLPWVAGDAVRGLLRLPHRGRGNRWWLHAWAAIEPYIQHADLPSRCSSLHLAHTAMRFPGLPAAAMPAGTTALHGSQLRVLWSRWTPPSNVLATVKGRFLAMTALSDGTRQLIALGSETGVVDLLDATTGAVLGDRIRAHDGAVRCLALIPDGVRTVLVSGSTDGTVRIWDAAGRLLIDQLVNRPNWTAALTGYRAASGEITVIAIDGQGEVMGWNDRDGAYELTSLRPHPAEPSAFATLVTRTRDGRDVLVCAGHTLTVRTTTTGELLAEHALSAAVRTLTGTSVPGQIVAGHHDGTLTFWTLPDTAGDHIPAGDHAITALASLSCDGVHLVAVGRGNSIDLWNLTTRTRAGSLTGHADTVTALHPATGTHDTVLISCSHDNTVRTWTADAVRNALKGAVPAPAALAAASTSTDASSLRLAVSYPAVIQVWNSRTGTSEASMTLPSGRAVTALAWHEHNGVQQLLWASDDFTIRTWQPLAPDTGLRVLPVLGGHQQRIHSLALCTDGTRRLLVSGGDDYTVRLWDLSAGHLLKTWPHEYSVRAVTACTDRSGHVWIASGSADGTVRLWSPDHDLPRRRLRCDQGVINALAIDPRNADGPHLVTAGDDTLRVWNLTHPAGDSTHLRGHTDIIEAVTAWTSPRPRPRAYLASASRDGTVRVWDATTSRCVLQLAVGNRVHTLTAHPGTEPAVTTLTLTGDAGVAVVEVHLEGW
- the yczR gene encoding MocR-like transcription factor YczR, whose translation is MKISSHAVARMLGAWQEGPGPAHQRLSDRLRLLILDGRLPLGAALPSERDLAVALGTSRTTVGTAFRTLVEQGYLATQARTRATVRLPDDTTPEHTVGTDTETIDLSFAAPAAPVETLHAAFATALEQLPRHFERHGYDRYGTAELREAVAHWYQRRGLPTRPDHILITNGAQHALALLTRVLLSPRDKVLIDHPTYPHAITTFTQARARLLPVAVTSSGWDTEQLQAAGQAANLAYLIPDFHNPTGMCMPTSVRQQLRLACPTVVDETMADLALDVPRPEPLALHMPAAISIGSVSKSVWGGLRIGWIRALPSLLERVEQARPTTDLGTPVVEQLATAVLLNEQQTQRPDTLQQLRSQRDALRQALTEHLPDVHALQPVGGVTLWATFSGPISSRLAAMAPDHGVTIAAGPRFGIGGAFERNIRLPYTLPSSQLIQAIRRLAQAEQALAQGATGTHTPAPIA
- a CDS encoding lipase/acyltransferase domain-containing protein, whose product is MNYATGRSANPDDASPASGNVTQDAVVVVPGIMGSELLDTATGRLVWGLSGTRWLVSAWTSRDGLAALRMTDDELEGRVGRIVPTQLLRHSAWTPYLRGFEPYTELAATMRRCVPDPASVLEFPYDWRLPVAVNGRRLAAAARAHLMSWRGHPAHDAARRLRRDAAPARLVFVSHSMGGLVTQAALDPLHDSDLAADTRAVLTLGTPFYGAVAAASILNSGRGAPVPLPHGKLRDLCATMPGLHDLLPQYACLLDRGEARRLTPGDVAGIGGDPDLARLAADDAAKRIAIALPGHHAFIGTSQETTQSLSIDNGTVHAHCHTARRHSDGSFIRRGDGQLATFDCEGDGTVSTESASLDSVTTPLPLQHGAVAADRFALRAVEELVRRDRHFGPPMGGAGCGLSTPDLAEAGTPWTMTISGLASPSGVTCRIDAVDGTALPPARLSLHNRRLTATARVDEPGLYRVTVHSRDRNRVSQMVLVTPPGQAAPEGLEDRSAGV